A single region of the Polyodon spathula isolate WHYD16114869_AA chromosome 5, ASM1765450v1, whole genome shotgun sequence genome encodes:
- the LOC121316196 gene encoding SAYSvFN domain-containing protein 1-like, whose amino-acid sequence MQQPTDQGARTTGKKGKEKKEVPQTSDVFEPTKEWSGTGNVAVTIYKENATAQEVGARWHWLQDSVLGQFLVSERLAVTNLTLLKVLLWLVLLGLFVELEFGLVFFVLSLFYWLYEGMRDSSQRLSGEPSAYSVFNPGCQAIQGTLTAGQFELGYRPLANR is encoded by the exons ATGCAGCAACCGACCGACCAGGGAGCCCGGACAACTGggaaaaaaggaaaggaaaagaagGAAGTGCCCCAAACTAGTGATGTATTTGAACCGACCAAAGAGTGGAGCGGAACAGGCAACGTTGCTGTGACAATCTACAAAGAAAATGCTACTGCACAG GAGGTCGGTGCTCGGTGGCACTGGCTGCAGGACAGTGTTCTGGGGCAGTTCTTGGTCTCGGAGCGCCTGGCCGTAACAAACCTGACCTTACTGAAGGTGCTGCTGTGGTTGGTGCTATTGGGTCTGTTTGTAGAGCTGGAGTTTGGCCTAGTGTTCTTCGTACTGTCCCTGTTTTACTGGCTGTATGAGGGCATGCGTGACTCTTCACAGAGACTTAGCGGGGAGCCCAGCGCCTACTCTGTCTTCAACCCAGGATGCCAGGCCATCCAGGGCACGCTGACTGCAGGGCAGTTTGAGCTTGGCTACAGACCTCTTGCCAACAGATAA